In the genome of Oligoflexus sp., one region contains:
- a CDS encoding ABC transporter ATP-binding protein, whose amino-acid sequence MQSLVAVACERQAPATTLLYCLPLADNNAAEQLHILFVGRLSSFMRYSPARLFIENLKKHRFAYGLGTAAMLITSLSEVFLPKFIQWSIEVLTEKNTADPHGTLDKLVLGLIATLTLGWLGRVGWRQILARQTHLAGHDMKTRLWSVLKDQPLSMLDRFSLGDLMNRATADWNKTRFIHGFTIVLTFDLIFFTTLSVISMLMIHAKLALLCLCIIPFLPRQIIKISRREYTFHQVAQEQLSLLSDLISQAVKTVRLQRATASERVWEEKLGTYAKEYARRQFKVLHASWQIFVLGALPTIFAYGILFTYGVMEVQAGRVSIGAFIALQSYVLLLQSPLFELGSVISEWQTGFASFHRLTEIYNLERDTPSTSDAVIHRFHNPGVAVRLQDLSYSFDQKQDVLSHINLIIPQGEKLGLVGPIGSGKSTLVNCVAGLLEHPQGQIQIHGLNREQGQRDWIVKQITMVPQKPFLFAGSIRHNLSPVGTADEAAMIDALKTVELWDDVQKFVGGLDCWIGEWGINLSGGQKQRLSLARALLKPSPILILDDCLSAVDSITEARILAQLKTRLAGHTVIWTAHRLSTLQLCDRILRLEDGRLLDLKWEKPVARVPEKPLRNPQTLDAVVEV is encoded by the coding sequence TTGCAATCTCTCGTGGCTGTTGCCTGTGAAAGACAGGCACCCGCGACGACCCTCCTTTATTGTCTGCCGCTGGCTGACAATAACGCAGCTGAACAACTTCATATCCTTTTCGTCGGAAGGCTCAGTTCATTCATGCGCTATAGTCCCGCACGGCTCTTCATCGAAAATTTGAAAAAGCATCGCTTTGCCTATGGCCTCGGAACCGCGGCCATGCTGATCACCAGTCTGTCGGAAGTTTTTTTGCCGAAGTTCATTCAATGGTCCATTGAAGTCCTGACGGAAAAAAATACCGCGGATCCCCATGGGACTTTGGATAAACTGGTCCTTGGATTGATTGCGACCCTCACCCTGGGCTGGTTGGGCCGCGTGGGCTGGCGACAGATTCTTGCAAGGCAGACGCATCTGGCCGGTCATGACATGAAGACCAGGCTCTGGTCAGTCCTGAAGGATCAGCCGCTGTCGATGCTCGATCGTTTTTCACTGGGCGATCTGATGAACCGGGCGACAGCGGATTGGAACAAGACCCGCTTTATTCACGGCTTCACCATAGTCCTGACCTTCGATTTAATTTTTTTCACTACGCTGTCGGTCATTTCCATGCTGATGATCCATGCGAAGCTGGCTTTACTCTGCCTTTGCATCATCCCCTTTCTTCCCCGGCAGATCATCAAAATCAGTCGCCGTGAATACACCTTTCATCAGGTGGCCCAGGAGCAGCTTTCCCTTCTTTCTGATCTCATCTCCCAAGCTGTTAAAACCGTGCGGCTGCAGCGTGCCACCGCCAGTGAGAGAGTTTGGGAGGAAAAACTCGGAACCTATGCGAAAGAATATGCCCGTCGGCAATTCAAAGTCCTGCATGCCAGCTGGCAGATCTTCGTCCTGGGTGCCCTGCCGACGATTTTCGCTTACGGCATCCTCTTCACCTATGGCGTCATGGAGGTGCAGGCGGGACGCGTGAGCATCGGTGCTTTCATCGCGCTTCAATCTTATGTCCTTCTCCTTCAATCACCGCTCTTTGAACTTGGATCAGTCATCTCCGAATGGCAGACAGGTTTCGCGAGTTTTCACCGCCTCACCGAGATCTATAACCTGGAACGCGATACGCCCAGTACCTCAGACGCCGTGATTCACCGTTTTCATAATCCAGGCGTGGCTGTGCGCCTTCAGGATCTTTCCTATTCGTTCGATCAAAAACAGGACGTTTTAAGCCATATCAATCTCATCATCCCTCAGGGTGAAAAACTGGGTTTGGTCGGTCCGATCGGATCAGGCAAGAGCACCCTGGTGAATTGCGTCGCCGGTCTTCTGGAGCATCCCCAAGGCCAGATCCAAATTCATGGCCTGAATCGCGAACAGGGTCAGCGGGATTGGATCGTCAAACAGATCACGATGGTTCCGCAAAAGCCTTTCCTCTTTGCCGGCAGCATTCGGCATAATCTTTCGCCTGTCGGCACTGCGGATGAGGCCGCGATGATCGACGCTTTGAAAACAGTGGAGCTTTGGGATGACGTGCAAAAATTCGTAGGCGGTCTGGACTGTTGGATCGGCGAGTGGGGCATCAATCTTTCCGGCGGTCAAAAGCAGCGTCTGTCGCTGGCCCGCGCTCTTCTGAAACCATCGCCCATTTTAATTCTGGATGACTGCCTGAGCGCGGTCGATTCCATCACGGAAGCCAGGATTCTCGCGCAGCTCAAAACAAGGCTCGCGGGGCACACGGTGATCTGGACGGCTCACCGCCTCTCCACGCTGCAGCTCTGCGATCGCATACTCCGGCTCGAAGACGGCCGCCTTCTGGACCTGAAGTGGGAAAAGCCGGTGGCCCGCGTTCCGGAAAAACCTTTGCGGAATCCCCAAACTCTTGATGCTGTGGTCGAGGTTTAA
- a CDS encoding AAA family ATPase yields the protein MQEQKMSLEQAARLVQDLKRDVSQSIFGQEDLIVEAICCLLSGGHILMTGAPGLAKTSLVRVFAKHLHLHFGRVQFTPDLLPSDIIGSDILNIDPESGRKAFEFNNGPIFVNLLLADEINRASPRTQSALLEAMQERTCTVGGHAHILPDPFMVFATQNPFESEGAFPLPEAQLDRFLLHTLVDYPDQDAEEKILQAHAQAKLVGEQHGLQETDADAPRLSVATVKQLIAAKQDVQVPDELLSVINRLVRATRPQDPNCPDHLRHLIWYGAGPRAGISMLSVCRALALLEGSDTVRWRHVRRLVKPVLRHRIKLVVQAQNEQNAEDAFIDSLVTHIEETAHLAVKGWM from the coding sequence ATGCAAGAACAAAAGATGTCACTGGAACAGGCGGCTCGATTGGTGCAGGACCTCAAACGCGACGTGTCCCAGTCCATCTTTGGCCAGGAAGATTTGATTGTGGAAGCGATCTGCTGTCTGCTTTCGGGTGGGCATATTCTGATGACAGGTGCGCCTGGTCTGGCCAAAACTTCACTCGTCCGGGTTTTTGCCAAGCATCTGCACCTGCATTTTGGTCGTGTGCAGTTTACGCCTGACCTTCTGCCCAGCGATATTATCGGTTCGGATATTCTGAATATCGACCCGGAAAGCGGGCGCAAGGCCTTTGAATTCAATAATGGCCCGATCTTCGTCAACCTGCTTTTGGCCGATGAAATCAACCGCGCTTCGCCGCGGACCCAGTCGGCGCTGCTGGAAGCCATGCAGGAGCGTACCTGTACAGTCGGTGGGCACGCGCATATCCTGCCAGATCCTTTCATGGTCTTCGCCACGCAAAACCCGTTTGAATCGGAAGGCGCCTTTCCCTTGCCGGAAGCTCAGTTGGACCGTTTCCTGCTGCACACGCTGGTGGATTACCCGGATCAGGACGCCGAAGAAAAAATTCTGCAGGCTCACGCCCAGGCGAAACTGGTCGGGGAACAGCACGGACTGCAGGAGACCGATGCGGATGCGCCGCGCTTGTCGGTTGCGACGGTGAAGCAGCTTATCGCAGCCAAACAGGACGTGCAGGTCCCGGATGAACTTTTGAGTGTGATCAATCGACTCGTGCGGGCCACGCGGCCTCAGGATCCCAACTGTCCCGATCATCTGCGTCATCTGATTTGGTATGGCGCGGGTCCACGCGCCGGGATCAGTATGCTTTCCGTCTGCCGCGCGCTGGCCCTGCTCGAAGGGTCCGATACTGTGCGCTGGCGTCATGTGCGCCGTCTGGTGAAGCCGGTGCTGCGGCATAGGATCAAACTCGTGGTGCAGGCGCAGAACGAGCAGAATGCGGAAGATGCCTTCATTGATAGCCTCGTCACGCACATCGAAGAAACAGCCCACCTTGCTGTGAAAGGATGGATGTAA
- a CDS encoding enoyl-ACP reductase: protein MGLLTGKRGIVMGIANERSIATAVSRTLHKEGAQLGFSFLPDTGERKRNEERVRQVTKDLDPAIVASCDVTADTDIEAFFAQVHEKMGSIDFLVHSIAYAPTEDLKGPTYMASRSGFATAMDISCYSLLAVARAARPYLNKGASIVAMTYFGGEKVMPGYNLMGVCKAALDAAVRYCAAELGLEGMRVNAISAGPVKTLAASAVGDFKKMLGLYEQSSPLRANITADDVGAATAFLLSDYARMTTGEILHVDAGYHIMGTAQYSETNPA, encoded by the coding sequence ATGGGACTGTTGACCGGCAAACGCGGGATTGTGATGGGCATTGCCAACGAGCGCTCCATTGCAACGGCCGTATCGCGCACGCTGCATAAGGAAGGGGCCCAGCTCGGGTTCAGCTTTCTGCCCGACACCGGGGAACGCAAACGCAACGAAGAGCGCGTGCGTCAGGTCACCAAGGATCTCGATCCAGCCATTGTGGCGTCATGTGATGTCACCGCGGATACCGACATTGAAGCCTTCTTCGCTCAGGTTCATGAGAAGATGGGCTCGATAGATTTTCTGGTCCATTCCATCGCCTATGCGCCGACGGAAGACCTGAAAGGTCCGACCTACATGGCGAGTCGCTCAGGTTTCGCAACCGCCATGGACATCAGCTGCTACAGTCTTCTGGCTGTCGCCCGCGCGGCGCGTCCTTATTTGAACAAGGGCGCTTCGATCGTGGCCATGACCTACTTCGGTGGGGAAAAGGTGATGCCCGGCTATAACCTGATGGGCGTTTGCAAGGCCGCGCTCGATGCCGCAGTTCGCTATTGCGCAGCCGAGCTGGGACTCGAAGGCATGCGCGTGAATGCGATCAGTGCCGGTCCCGTGAAAACACTGGCTGCATCCGCCGTCGGTGATTTCAAAAAAATGCTGGGACTCTATGAGCAGTCGTCCCCGCTGCGGGCCAACATCACAGCCGATGACGTGGGAGCCGCGACGGCCTTCCTTTTGAGCGATTACGCCCGCATGACGACCGGCGAAATCCTTCATGTCGACGCAGGGTATCATATTATGGGCACCGCACAGTACTCGGAAACAAATCCCGCCTGA
- a CDS encoding DUF503 family protein, producing the protein MFFIVSKLTFEPEPTPRDAKELAQLADKLRQRFKISIQIVDEFYKGGQAGIVVAAVHREEMQLSNLIDEIADACENSGYGRIHSESTILEDFESYANEME; encoded by the coding sequence ATGTTCTTTATCGTTTCCAAGCTTACTTTCGAACCAGAACCCACACCTCGTGACGCCAAGGAATTGGCCCAGCTCGCTGATAAACTTCGTCAAAGATTCAAGATCAGCATCCAGATCGTGGATGAATTCTATAAAGGTGGCCAGGCCGGAATCGTGGTCGCGGCTGTGCACCGTGAGGAAATGCAGCTCAGCAATCTGATCGACGAGATCGCCGACGCCTGCGAAAACTCCGGTTATGGACGCATTCATTCGGAAAGCACGATCCTGGAAGACTTTGAATCGTACGCCAACGAAATGGAATGA
- a CDS encoding DUF58 domain-containing protein produces MPSHASVPHLGQLTPYHVFDPSGSQPVRTMRFHGSQRLNLMRPTRMPASSRRYTLGDPVQLIDWRAFARTEQLVIREHFDEASCRIRILVEDSPTMNWPDPRLLKAIGRQVCTKRELSWRLALHLCYQYLKAGDHVKLYRLQGSDLQQVTMRSPTELAIHFEQLQKTAFENFEKVPIEPRSLSAMQAERSDVFIWISDGLSGIPQWLLDKKGPLTSWIHALSSLEADVSWMRMDDSYFEEAPVHREYLGDVLLEKQHLQKGIAQWVESVQNQWLKSHRHYLQVHDMSSIQRYLFHLEQSWHTAKAALTGERIG; encoded by the coding sequence ATGCCGAGCCACGCCTCGGTTCCCCACTTGGGTCAGCTGACGCCTTATCATGTGTTTGACCCATCGGGTTCGCAGCCGGTGCGCACCATGCGTTTTCACGGCAGCCAGCGTTTGAATCTGATGCGGCCCACGCGCATGCCGGCCAGCAGTCGGCGTTATACGCTGGGTGATCCCGTGCAGCTGATCGACTGGCGAGCCTTTGCGCGAACCGAACAGCTCGTGATCCGCGAGCATTTTGACGAAGCGAGCTGTCGCATCCGCATTCTCGTGGAAGACAGCCCGACCATGAATTGGCCTGATCCCAGGCTTTTGAAAGCGATCGGTCGGCAGGTCTGCACAAAACGTGAACTGAGCTGGCGCCTCGCCTTGCATCTTTGCTATCAGTATCTGAAGGCCGGTGACCATGTGAAGCTTTACCGTTTGCAGGGGAGTGACCTGCAGCAGGTGACCATGCGGTCGCCGACGGAACTGGCGATTCATTTTGAACAGCTGCAGAAGACGGCCTTCGAGAATTTCGAGAAGGTGCCGATCGAGCCGCGTTCCCTTTCCGCCATGCAGGCGGAACGCTCCGATGTTTTTATTTGGATCAGTGATGGCCTCAGTGGAATTCCACAGTGGCTTCTCGATAAGAAAGGTCCCCTGACGAGCTGGATTCATGCGCTGTCGTCCCTGGAAGCGGATGTGTCCTGGATGCGGATGGATGACTCCTATTTTGAAGAAGCGCCGGTGCATCGCGAGTATCTGGGTGATGTGCTCCTGGAAAAACAGCATCTGCAGAAGGGCATCGCGCAGTGGGTGGAAAGCGTGCAGAATCAATGGCTCAAATCGCATCGGCATTACCTGCAGGTGCACGATATGAGTTCCATCCAGCGTTATCTCTTTCACCTGGAACAGTCATGGCACACGGCTAAAGCCGCCCTTACAGGGGAAAGGATCGGTTGA
- a CDS encoding DUF4159 domain-containing protein yields the protein MGNQGSGPMMMATLLTAALGLVIWFIVRRQKDRYWLPILRVIPLELTVLPKFRWIPPPLWPLLCFFVATIALGIYSFQLAEPLMKSDDLDLRRTHILFDLSPSHALGTTAGQYGAEAQKMMDALEGKARISFSTTSDPTIHLDADLKRVSALIQAQGFHRAGVKLGATVEGLLRKHSDIDQLIVVSDTDLSSWEDFNWRYLEKKMQISWYPLPGRPQSMDNLFIDEAKPKATGSAAPSGLWHVTLRRTGEGKVIQGRLSADMDGQNLITQNFQFEADMKSLELEINLSVAELQKKQKDKATSIVWTVTPAGPDDLLLDNEFRSWLQLQNEDALVISKPRGEMFLEDSIFHLKTSLEVLGYQTQRIDQLRSTGHWNTPSLVVSEVGPAASVKGFCPMFVAERSVLERSRSDALVWLLPGEDLGNYDEICTCFAALAQAPKPLEGKPAYCDNVEHRDQYVGILQSIGALQLGGEVDSPLGALAMTLRNKELGLRIVGFTIPLNPLRAGQISYGQLPLMLRAVLQATGKKYASGSDKQLSWPRIEDISQAYEAPDLKLSNVPLGESLGRKAVPDQLPPQLSLGTKGLVREKPASGTENDARPWIYLCLVILVVAVWLEIIGSGLRRLLQKYPWSVRWFIVLLALSALPQPADAGVQLNLLGYPGAPRLGSLRKDVSGRTSIELDEQVINTLNVQRSMYQQPWLWVNRPQILESMDKNAFGELTGWMQRGGFLVVENHNGSDAFKKAVLEAIPKGTWKPIPPDHELMRSFHLLASLPQCGNQVWEGFHFDQRIAMVLVPGDFLRFTLDEPEAGGCFGKFTHEQAVRVFINLMMVALATDYKKDQIHLPEILKRLR from the coding sequence ATGGGAAATCAGGGCAGCGGTCCCATGATGATGGCGACCCTTCTGACTGCCGCTTTGGGTCTTGTGATCTGGTTTATCGTAAGGCGACAGAAGGATCGCTACTGGCTGCCTATCCTGCGCGTGATTCCGCTCGAACTCACCGTTTTGCCGAAATTCCGCTGGATTCCGCCGCCGCTCTGGCCGCTGCTCTGCTTCTTCGTGGCCACGATCGCACTCGGCATCTATAGCTTTCAGCTCGCCGAGCCCCTTATGAAATCCGATGATTTGGATCTGCGTCGGACGCATATCCTTTTTGATTTGAGTCCGTCGCACGCTTTGGGCACGACGGCAGGGCAGTACGGAGCGGAAGCCCAAAAAATGATGGATGCCCTGGAAGGAAAGGCCCGGATCAGCTTCAGCACGACGTCTGATCCGACCATTCATCTGGATGCGGATCTGAAAAGGGTTTCCGCCCTGATTCAGGCCCAGGGTTTTCATCGTGCGGGTGTGAAGCTCGGGGCCACGGTCGAGGGTCTTCTGAGAAAGCATTCGGATATTGATCAGCTCATCGTGGTGTCCGATACGGATCTTTCGAGCTGGGAGGATTTCAACTGGCGCTATCTTGAAAAGAAAATGCAGATCTCCTGGTATCCCTTGCCCGGTCGACCGCAGTCCATGGACAATCTTTTCATTGATGAAGCCAAACCGAAAGCAACCGGCAGCGCTGCGCCCAGCGGGCTCTGGCATGTCACGCTCCGCCGGACCGGAGAAGGCAAGGTCATCCAGGGTCGTCTGAGCGCAGACATGGATGGCCAGAATTTGATCACGCAGAATTTTCAATTCGAAGCGGACATGAAAAGCCTCGAACTGGAAATCAACCTCTCCGTCGCCGAGCTGCAGAAAAAGCAGAAAGATAAGGCCACGAGCATAGTCTGGACCGTGACGCCGGCCGGACCGGATGATCTTCTGCTCGATAATGAATTTCGCAGCTGGCTTCAGCTTCAGAATGAAGATGCCCTGGTCATCTCGAAGCCCCGCGGTGAAATGTTTTTGGAAGACTCCATTTTTCACCTGAAAACCAGTCTTGAAGTGCTTGGCTATCAGACGCAGCGCATAGATCAGCTTCGATCCACGGGTCATTGGAATACGCCGTCCTTGGTCGTCAGCGAAGTGGGGCCGGCGGCTTCCGTGAAGGGTTTTTGCCCGATGTTTGTGGCCGAGCGCAGTGTTTTGGAACGGAGTCGCTCGGATGCTTTGGTCTGGCTCCTGCCGGGCGAGGATCTTGGAAATTATGATGAGATCTGTACCTGTTTTGCAGCTCTGGCCCAGGCTCCCAAACCTTTGGAAGGCAAGCCGGCCTACTGTGACAACGTCGAGCACCGCGATCAGTATGTGGGCATTCTGCAGTCGATCGGGGCTCTGCAGCTGGGCGGTGAGGTGGACAGTCCTTTGGGGGCTTTGGCCATGACGCTCAGGAACAAGGAGCTGGGTCTTCGCATCGTCGGCTTTACCATACCCCTGAATCCTTTGCGGGCTGGGCAAATCAGTTATGGGCAGCTGCCTCTTATGCTGCGGGCCGTGCTGCAGGCGACCGGGAAAAAATACGCGAGTGGTTCGGATAAGCAGTTATCATGGCCGCGTATCGAGGATATTTCCCAGGCCTATGAGGCTCCCGACCTTAAGCTCAGCAATGTGCCTCTTGGAGAAAGTCTAGGCCGCAAGGCCGTACCCGATCAGCTGCCGCCGCAATTGAGCCTGGGCACCAAAGGCCTTGTCCGCGAAAAACCGGCGTCGGGCACAGAGAATGATGCAAGGCCCTGGATTTATCTCTGCCTTGTGATTCTGGTCGTGGCCGTCTGGCTGGAAATCATCGGCAGCGGCCTCAGGCGTCTTCTGCAAAAATATCCCTGGTCGGTGCGGTGGTTCATAGTACTTCTGGCTCTCAGTGCTCTGCCTCAGCCCGCGGATGCCGGCGTGCAGCTCAATCTTCTCGGCTATCCGGGAGCGCCGCGACTCGGTTCTCTGCGGAAGGATGTTTCGGGACGCACCAGTATTGAGCTGGATGAGCAGGTCATCAATACTCTGAATGTGCAGCGTTCGATGTATCAGCAGCCATGGCTATGGGTGAACCGCCCGCAGATTCTGGAAAGCATGGATAAAAATGCTTTTGGAGAGCTGACGGGTTGGATGCAGCGCGGCGGTTTTCTGGTCGTTGAAAACCACAATGGATCGGATGCCTTTAAGAAGGCTGTTTTGGAAGCCATTCCGAAAGGCACGTGGAAGCCGATTCCACCCGATCACGAACTGATGCGAAGTTTTCACCTGCTCGCGTCGCTGCCTCAGTGTGGAAACCAGGTCTGGGAAGGTTTTCATTTTGATCAAAGGATTGCGATGGTGCTGGTGCCTGGGGATTTCCTCCGCTTCACGTTGGATGAACCAGAAGCCGGCGGCTGCTTTGGAAAATTCACGCATGAGCAGGCCGTCCGGGTTTTCATCAACCTGATGATGGTGGCGCTGGCGACCGATTATAAGAAAGATCAGATTCATCTTCCGGAAATCCTGAAAAGGCTGCGCTGA